One Mesoplodon densirostris isolate mMesDen1 chromosome X, mMesDen1 primary haplotype, whole genome shotgun sequence genomic region harbors:
- the LOC132481481 gene encoding germ cell-less protein-like 1: MGARSSRMPWHWWGRAPEEPGASAGNEEAEEAVVAEREEGNESEEARPAARKRSRKRKTGPGGPLTKEPRRKRAKDHSGSIYEALFLRGEGSDVRICALGEEWNLHRVHLCQSGYFASMFSGAWWETNMGTIEMQMPDENIDREALHEALGSLYRGSILIPPGRVVAILATASMLQLDKVIQRCGEVMKETVSAQTVCSYYYSAESYGLQNIRIMCLQWLLDNMMTQCSEGLLREVSLDLMREVVASSQLLVMGLEMDVYTMLKMWMFLQLQPTWRGPRRALLPDTNSWFARSRRNSEGTPFLETEQGRAFVPVFQQLRLAYIICDLTSALVIHKDALIPPAWLGPVYQEHWLGPLQTEQTRELWPVDVYVSDPQGNSMRCGGQLHRDKQCSWRWEGFKLSWDLVVCYANQCIIFRCSAQNKYSSLGVSLLGEGKVAFRLCPFSLDRDGRAIFRKDTEYQMLSLRQNQELVVMNLENQDVVFPIYVACNFLYLHRGGRFPGCLPLQRSLEN, encoded by the coding sequence ATGGGAGCACGAAGTAGTCGGATGCCATGGCACTGGTGGGGGCGtgccccagaggagccaggtgCCAGTGCAGGGAATGAGGAGGCTGAGGAGGCGGtagtggcagagagagaggaagggaacgAGAGTGAAGAGGCCAGACCCGCCGCCCGTAAGAGGAGCCGCAAGCGGAAGACAGGCCCAGGGGGGCCGCTCACAAAAGAGCCCCGCCGGAAACGTGCTAAAGATCATTCAGGGTCCATTTATGAGGCTCTCTTCCTGAGAGGAGAAGGGAGCGACGTGCGGATCTGCgcactgggggaggagtggaactTGCATAGGGTCCACTTGTGCCAGTCAGGGTACTTTGCTAGTATGTTCAGTGGTGCTTGGTGGGAGACAAACATGGGTACTATAGAGATGCAGATGCCTGACGAGAACATTGATCGCGAGGCACTGCACGAGGCTTTAGGTTCCCTGTACCGAGGCTCCATTCTCATCCCACCTGGTCGAGTCGTCGCcatcctggccacagccagcatgCTGCAGCTGGACAAGGTGATTCAGCGGTGCGGGGAGGTCATGAAGGAGACTGTCAGTGCCCAGACCGTGTGCAGCTACTACTACTCTGCTGAAAGCTACGGACTCCAGAACATCAGGATCATGTGTCTTCAGTGGCTGCTGGACAACATGATGACCCAGTGTAGTGAGGGGCTATTGCGAGAAGTCAGCCTGGATCTCATGAGAGAGGTCGTTGCCTCTTCACAGCTCTTGGtgatggggctggagatggacGTGTACACCATGCTGAAAATGTGGATGTTCTTGCAGCTGCAGCCGACATGGAGGGGCCCGCGCAGGGCCCTATTGCCTGACACCAACTCATGGTTTGCCAGGTCCAGGAGGAATTCGGAGGGCACCCCTTTCCTGGAGACcgagcagggcagagccttcGTGCCAGTGTTCCAGCAGCTGCGGCTTGCCTACATAATCTGCGACCTGACGTCAGCACTTGTCATCCACAAGGATGCGCTGATCCCTCCCGCTTGGTTGGGTCCTGTGTACCAAGAGCATTGGCTTGGCCCCCTCCAGACTGAGCAGACCAGAGAGCTCTGGCCCGTGGACGTCTACGTGTCCGACCCCCAGGGGAACAGCATGCGGTGCGGGGGCCAGCTCCACAGGGACAAGCAGTGCAGCTGGCGGTGGGAAGGCTTCAAACTCAGCTGGGACCTGGTGGTGTGCTACGCCAACCAGTGCATCATTTTCCGGTGCAGCGCACAGAACAAGTACAGCAGCCTCGGGGTCAGCCTACTCGGGGAGGGAAAGGTCGCGTTCCGCCTGTGCCCGTTCTCCttggacagggatgggagagccATTTTCAGGAAGGACACAGAATACCAGATGCTTTCCCTGAGACAAAATCAAGAGCTAGTggtaatgaacctggaaaaccaaGACGTGGTTTTCCCCATATATGTGGCCTGTAACTTCCTGTACCTCCACAGAGGGGGGCGTTTCCCAGGGTGTTTGCCCCTGCAAAGAAGCTTAGAGAACTGA